From a region of the Streptomyces sp. NBC_01454 genome:
- a CDS encoding 4-coumarate--CoA ligase family protein — translation MVSPVFRSEYADIAPVELPIHEAVLGRAAEYGERPALVDGLDGTTLSYARLDHLSRRTAAALAASGVRKGDVLALHSPNSVLFPVVFYAATRCGAAVTTVHPLATEDEFTKQLTDSGARWIVTVSALLDTARGAARKAGGIAEILVCDRAPGHRGIQDLAACTDPEPSVALDPATDLAALPYSSGTTGAPKGVMLTHRSIATNLAQLTPLISSGPDDRVLAVLPFFHIYGLTALMNAPLRQGATVVVLPRFDLRQFLTAIERHRITAVYVAPPIVLALAKHPLVADYDLSSLRYLVSAAAPLDADLAAACSRRLGLPPVLQAYGMTELSPGTHVVPLDAPHPPPGAVGKLIPNTEMRLVSLETGVDVPPGESGEILIRGPQVMKGYLGRPADTDAMIDPDGWLHTGDVGRADGDGWLHVVDRVKELIKYKGYQVAPADLEALLLGHESIADAAVIGVPDADGNEVPKAFVVRQRGARLTEDEVITYVAGQVAPYKKVRRVEFLDSVPRATTGKILRRELRARERSSTPR, via the coding sequence ATGGTGTCCCCTGTCTTCCGCAGCGAGTACGCCGACATCGCCCCCGTGGAACTGCCGATCCACGAGGCGGTCCTCGGGAGGGCGGCGGAGTACGGCGAGCGGCCCGCCCTCGTCGACGGCCTCGACGGCACCACCCTCAGCTACGCCCGGCTCGACCACCTCAGCCGCCGGACGGCCGCCGCACTCGCCGCCTCCGGCGTCCGCAAGGGCGACGTACTGGCCCTGCACAGCCCCAACAGCGTGCTCTTCCCGGTCGTGTTCTACGCCGCCACCCGCTGCGGCGCGGCGGTCACCACCGTCCACCCGCTGGCCACCGAGGACGAGTTCACCAAGCAGCTGACCGACTCCGGGGCCCGCTGGATCGTCACCGTCTCGGCGCTGCTGGACACCGCCCGCGGCGCGGCACGGAAGGCCGGCGGCATCGCCGAGATCCTCGTCTGCGACCGGGCCCCCGGCCACCGCGGCATCCAGGACCTGGCCGCCTGCACCGACCCGGAACCGTCCGTCGCCCTCGACCCGGCCACCGACCTGGCCGCCCTGCCGTACTCCTCCGGCACCACCGGCGCCCCCAAGGGCGTGATGCTCACCCACCGCAGCATCGCCACCAACCTCGCCCAGCTCACCCCGCTGATCTCCAGCGGCCCCGACGACCGGGTGCTGGCCGTCCTGCCGTTCTTCCACATCTACGGCCTGACCGCCCTGATGAACGCCCCGCTGCGGCAGGGCGCCACCGTCGTCGTGCTGCCCCGCTTCGACCTGCGCCAGTTTCTCACCGCGATCGAACGCCACCGCATCACCGCCGTCTACGTCGCGCCCCCGATCGTGCTGGCCCTGGCCAAACACCCGCTGGTCGCCGACTACGACCTGTCCTCGCTGCGCTATCTCGTCAGCGCCGCCGCACCGCTGGACGCCGACCTGGCCGCGGCCTGCTCCCGGCGCCTCGGCCTGCCCCCGGTCCTCCAGGCCTACGGAATGACCGAGTTGTCCCCGGGCACCCACGTCGTCCCCCTCGACGCGCCGCACCCGCCCCCGGGCGCCGTCGGCAAGCTGATCCCCAACACGGAGATGCGGCTGGTGTCCCTGGAGACCGGCGTGGACGTGCCGCCGGGGGAGAGCGGCGAGATCCTCATCCGCGGCCCCCAGGTCATGAAGGGCTATCTGGGACGGCCCGCCGACACCGACGCGATGATCGACCCCGACGGCTGGCTGCACACCGGCGACGTCGGCCGGGCGGACGGCGACGGCTGGCTCCATGTCGTCGACCGCGTCAAGGAGTTGATCAAGTACAAGGGCTACCAGGTCGCCCCGGCCGACCTCGAAGCGCTGCTGCTCGGGCACGAGTCGATCGCCGACGCCGCGGTCATCGGCGTCCCGGACGCGGACGGCAACGAGGTCCCCAAGGCGTTCGTGGTCCGGCAGCGGGGGGCCCGGCTCACCGAGGACGAGGTCATCACGTACGTTGCCGGGCAGGTGGCCCCGTACAAGAAGGTGCGCCGCGTGGAGTTCCTGGACAGCGTGCCGCGCGCCACCACCGGCAAGATCCTGCGGCGCGAACTGCGCGCCAGGGAAAGGAGTTCGACGCCCCGATGA
- a CDS encoding acyl-CoA dehydrogenase family protein: MSNPVIESEEHRALRSSVAALGKRYGREYITQVVAEGRHADALWAEAAKLGYLGVNLPEEYGGGGGGIAELSLVLEELGAAGCPLLMLVVSPAICGTVIARFGTEEQKRTWLPGLADGTRTMAFGITEPDAGSNSHRITTTARRDGGEWVLNGRKVFISGVDIADATLIVGRTEDAGTGRLKPCLFIVPRETPGFGRRPIDMELAAAEKQFELTLDEVRLPAGALVGDEDAGLLQLFAGLNPERIMTAAFALGMGRYALDRAVDYARTRQVWKEPIGAHQAIAHPLAQAHIELELARLMMQKAAHLYDAGDDMGAGEAANMAKYAAAEAAVHAVDQAVHTLGGNGLTREYGLASMVTAARVARIAPVSREMILNFVSHQSLGLPKSY; this comes from the coding sequence ATGAGCAACCCTGTGATCGAGTCCGAGGAACACCGCGCCCTCCGCAGCTCCGTCGCCGCCCTCGGCAAACGCTACGGCCGGGAGTACATCACGCAGGTCGTGGCCGAGGGCAGGCACGCCGACGCGCTCTGGGCGGAGGCCGCCAAGCTCGGCTACCTCGGCGTCAACCTCCCCGAGGAGTACGGCGGCGGGGGTGGCGGCATCGCCGAACTCTCCCTGGTCCTGGAGGAGTTGGGGGCTGCCGGCTGTCCGCTGCTGATGCTGGTGGTCTCGCCCGCGATCTGCGGCACGGTCATCGCCCGCTTCGGCACCGAGGAGCAGAAGCGGACCTGGCTCCCGGGCCTCGCCGACGGCACCCGCACCATGGCGTTCGGCATCACCGAGCCGGACGCCGGCTCCAACTCGCACCGCATCACCACCACCGCCCGCCGGGACGGGGGAGAGTGGGTCCTCAACGGCCGGAAGGTCTTCATCTCCGGCGTCGACATCGCCGACGCGACCCTGATCGTCGGCCGCACCGAGGACGCCGGGACCGGACGGCTCAAGCCCTGCCTGTTCATCGTCCCGCGCGAGACCCCCGGCTTCGGCCGCCGCCCGATCGACATGGAACTGGCCGCCGCGGAGAAGCAGTTCGAGCTGACCCTGGACGAGGTGCGGCTGCCCGCCGGGGCGCTGGTCGGCGACGAGGACGCCGGGCTGCTCCAGCTCTTCGCCGGGCTCAACCCGGAACGGATCATGACCGCCGCGTTCGCCCTGGGAATGGGCCGCTACGCGCTGGACCGGGCCGTCGACTACGCCCGTACCCGGCAGGTGTGGAAGGAGCCCATCGGCGCCCACCAGGCCATCGCGCACCCCCTCGCCCAGGCCCATATCGAGCTGGAACTCGCCCGGCTGATGATGCAGAAGGCCGCCCATCTCTACGACGCCGGCGACGACATGGGCGCCGGTGAGGCCGCCAACATGGCCAAGTACGCGGCGGCCGAGGCCGCGGTCCACGCCGTCGACCAGGCCGTGCACACCCTCGGCGGCAACGGCCTCACCCGGGAGTACGGCCTCGCCTCGATGGTCACCGCGGCCCGGGTGGCGCGCATCGCCCCCGTGAGCCGGGAGATGATCCTCAACTTTGTCTCACACCAGTCGCTGGGGCTGCCCAAGTCGTACTGA
- a CDS encoding acetyl/propionyl/methylcrotonyl-CoA carboxylase subunit alpha yields MIRSVLVANRGEIARRVFRTCRELGISTVAVYSDADAGARFVQEADTAVRLPGEAPADTYLRGDLIVAAARAAGADAVHPGYGFLSENAGFAAAVAGAGLAWIGPPPAAIEAMASKTRAKELMAAAGVPLLAPVDPGAATAADLPLLVKAASGGGGRGMRLVTELAALDEELTAAKAEAAAAFGDGEVFVEPYVVGGRHVEVQILADAHGTVWTLGTRDCSLQRRHQKVIEEAPAPALPDALRETLHRAADRAARAIDYRGAGTVEFLVSADGRAYFLEMNTRLQVEHPVTEAVHGLDLVALQLRVAEGRPLEGEPPRPHGHAVEARLYAEDPAAGWQPQTGTLHRLALPEGVRLDSGVRDGDTIGVHYDPMLAKVIAWAPSRDEAVRKLAGALERAVIHGPVTNRDLLVRSLRHPEFTDPGALDTGFYDRNLAALTGSGAAGGGVFALAAALADAAGRSRFGGFRNVPSGPQTKTYACGDTAYAIRYRLGRDGLSAEDFPGVRLLTLGAHEVVLEVDGVRRRFAVARYGDRVHVDAPPLSGAAAPCAWSFTALPRFPDPAARTEPGSLLAPMPGTVVRIAPGLTEGDRVEAGQPLLWLEAMKMEHKITAPAAGTLTSLPVHTGRQVEVGALLAVVDATTPADAD; encoded by the coding sequence GTGATCCGTTCCGTCCTTGTCGCCAACCGCGGCGAAATAGCCCGGCGCGTCTTCCGCACCTGCCGTGAGCTGGGCATCTCCACCGTCGCCGTGTACTCGGACGCGGATGCCGGCGCACGCTTCGTCCAGGAGGCCGACACCGCCGTACGGCTCCCGGGCGAGGCCCCCGCCGACACCTATCTGCGCGGCGATCTGATCGTGGCGGCCGCGCGGGCCGCCGGCGCCGATGCCGTCCACCCCGGCTACGGCTTCCTCTCCGAGAACGCCGGCTTCGCCGCGGCGGTGGCCGGCGCCGGCCTGGCCTGGATCGGCCCGCCGCCCGCCGCCATCGAGGCCATGGCCTCCAAGACCCGGGCCAAGGAGCTGATGGCGGCCGCCGGGGTGCCGCTGCTGGCACCCGTCGACCCCGGCGCGGCCACCGCGGCCGACCTGCCGCTGCTGGTGAAGGCGGCGTCCGGCGGCGGTGGCCGCGGAATGCGCCTGGTCACCGAACTCGCCGCCCTCGACGAGGAGTTGACGGCAGCCAAGGCCGAGGCGGCGGCCGCCTTCGGGGACGGTGAGGTGTTCGTCGAGCCGTACGTCGTGGGCGGACGCCATGTCGAGGTGCAGATCCTCGCCGACGCACACGGCACCGTCTGGACGCTCGGCACCCGCGACTGCTCCCTCCAGCGCCGCCACCAGAAGGTCATCGAGGAGGCCCCGGCCCCCGCGCTGCCCGACGCGCTGCGGGAGACCCTGCACCGGGCCGCGGACCGGGCCGCGCGCGCCATCGACTACCGGGGCGCGGGCACCGTGGAGTTCCTGGTCTCCGCGGACGGCCGGGCGTACTTCCTGGAGATGAACACCCGCCTCCAGGTCGAGCACCCGGTCACCGAGGCGGTCCACGGACTCGACCTGGTCGCCCTCCAGCTGCGGGTCGCCGAGGGCCGGCCCCTGGAGGGCGAGCCGCCCCGGCCGCACGGACACGCCGTGGAGGCGCGGCTGTACGCCGAGGACCCCGCCGCCGGCTGGCAGCCGCAGACCGGCACCCTGCACCGGCTGGCCCTGCCCGAGGGCGTCCGGCTGGACTCCGGGGTGCGCGACGGCGACACCATTGGCGTCCACTACGACCCGATGCTCGCCAAGGTCATCGCCTGGGCGCCGAGCCGGGACGAGGCGGTACGCAAGCTGGCGGGCGCCCTGGAGCGGGCCGTGATCCACGGTCCCGTCACCAACCGCGACCTGCTCGTACGGTCCCTGCGCCACCCGGAGTTCACCGACCCCGGCGCGCTGGACACCGGCTTCTACGACCGCAACCTCGCCGCGCTCACCGGGTCCGGCGCGGCCGGCGGGGGCGTCTTCGCGCTCGCCGCCGCCCTCGCCGACGCGGCCGGCCGCTCCCGCTTCGGAGGCTTCCGCAACGTCCCCTCGGGGCCGCAGACCAAGACGTACGCCTGCGGGGACACCGCGTACGCGATCCGCTACCGGCTCGGCCGGGACGGGCTGTCGGCCGAGGACTTCCCCGGCGTACGGCTGCTGACCCTCGGCGCCCACGAGGTGGTGCTGGAGGTCGACGGCGTCCGGCGGCGGTTCGCGGTCGCGCGCTACGGCGACCGGGTCCATGTCGACGCGCCCCCGCTGTCCGGCGCGGCCGCCCCCTGCGCGTGGTCGTTCACCGCACTGCCCCGCTTCCCCGACCCCGCCGCCCGCACCGAGCCCGGCTCGCTGCTGGCGCCGATGCCCGGCACGGTCGTCCGGATCGCCCCCGGCCTGACCGAGGGCGACCGGGTCGAGGCCGGCCAGCCGCTGCTGTGGCTGGAGGCGATGAAGATGGAACACAAGATCACCGCACCCGCCGCCGGCACCCTCACCTCACTGCCCGTCCACACCGGACGGCAGGTCGAAGTGGGGGCCCTGCTGGCCGTCGTCGACGCCACGACTCCCGCAGACGCGGACTGA
- a CDS encoding acyl-CoA carboxylase subunit beta — translation MTVLATGLDTTGAEYTERRAAMLAKLTDVGAAHAEATAGGGEKYVARHRGRGKLLARERIELLLDPDTPFLELSPLAAWGSEYPVGASVVTGIGTVEGVECLITANDPTVRGGASNPWSLKKALRANEIAFANRLPLISLVESGGADLPSQKEIFIPGGALFRDLTRLSAAGIPTVAVVFGNSTAGGAYVPGMSDHVIMVKERAKVFLGGPPLVKMATGEESDDESLGGAEMHARTSGLADYFALDEPDALRQARRVVARLNWRKAHPDPVPAAPPVYDEEELLGIVPGDLKAPFDPREVIARIVDGSDFDEFKPLYGPSLATGWAQLHGYPVGILANAQGVLFSAESQKAAQFIQLANQRDIPLLFLHNTTGYMVGKEYEQGGIIKHGAMMINAVSNSKVPHLSVLMGASYGAGHYGMCGRAYDPRFLFAWPSAKSAVMGPQQLAGVLSLVARASAAAKGQPYDEEADAGLRAMVEQQIESESLPMFLSGRLYDDGVIDPRDTRTVLGLCLSALHTAPVEGARGGFGVFRM, via the coding sequence TTGACCGTGCTCGCAACCGGGCTCGACACGACGGGCGCCGAGTACACCGAGCGCCGGGCGGCGATGCTCGCGAAGCTGACGGACGTCGGGGCCGCGCACGCCGAGGCGACCGCGGGCGGCGGGGAGAAGTACGTCGCCCGGCACCGGGGGCGCGGCAAACTGCTCGCCCGTGAGCGCATCGAGCTGCTGCTCGACCCCGACACCCCGTTCCTGGAGCTGTCACCGCTCGCGGCCTGGGGCAGCGAATACCCCGTCGGCGCCTCGGTGGTCACCGGCATCGGCACCGTCGAGGGCGTGGAGTGCCTGATCACCGCCAACGACCCGACGGTGCGCGGCGGCGCCAGCAACCCCTGGTCGCTGAAGAAGGCGCTGCGGGCCAACGAGATCGCCTTCGCCAACCGGCTGCCGCTGATCTCGCTCGTCGAGTCCGGCGGCGCCGATCTGCCCAGCCAGAAGGAGATCTTCATCCCGGGCGGGGCGCTGTTCCGCGACCTCACCCGGCTGTCGGCGGCCGGCATCCCGACCGTCGCCGTGGTCTTCGGCAACTCCACCGCCGGCGGCGCCTACGTCCCCGGCATGTCCGACCACGTCATCATGGTCAAGGAACGCGCCAAGGTGTTCCTGGGCGGGCCGCCGCTGGTGAAGATGGCGACCGGCGAGGAGAGCGACGACGAGTCGCTGGGCGGCGCCGAGATGCACGCCCGCACCTCCGGCCTCGCGGACTACTTCGCGCTGGACGAGCCGGACGCGCTGCGCCAGGCCCGCCGGGTGGTCGCCCGCCTCAACTGGCGCAAGGCGCACCCGGATCCGGTCCCGGCCGCCCCGCCGGTGTACGACGAGGAGGAGCTGCTCGGGATCGTCCCCGGCGACCTCAAGGCGCCGTTCGACCCCCGCGAGGTCATCGCCCGGATCGTGGACGGCTCGGACTTCGACGAGTTCAAGCCGCTCTACGGGCCGAGCCTGGCCACCGGCTGGGCGCAGTTGCACGGCTATCCAGTCGGCATCCTCGCCAACGCCCAGGGCGTGCTCTTCAGCGCGGAGTCGCAGAAGGCCGCCCAGTTCATCCAGCTGGCCAACCAGCGCGACATCCCGCTGCTGTTCCTCCACAACACCACCGGCTACATGGTCGGAAAGGAGTACGAGCAGGGCGGCATCATCAAACACGGCGCGATGATGATCAACGCGGTGTCGAATTCGAAGGTCCCGCACCTGTCCGTGCTCATGGGCGCCTCCTACGGGGCCGGCCACTACGGCATGTGCGGCCGCGCCTACGACCCCCGCTTCCTGTTCGCCTGGCCGAGCGCCAAGTCCGCCGTCATGGGGCCGCAGCAACTGGCCGGCGTGCTCTCCCTCGTCGCCCGCGCCTCGGCCGCGGCCAAGGGGCAGCCGTACGACGAGGAGGCGGACGCCGGGCTGCGCGCCATGGTCGAGCAGCAGATCGAGTCGGAGTCGCTGCCGATGTTCCTGTCCGGGCGGCTCTACGACGACGGGGTCATCGACCCGCGCGACACCCGAACCGTCCTCGGCCTGTGCCTGTCCGCCCTCCACACCGCCCCGGTCGAGGGCGCGCGGGGCGGCTTCGGCGTCTTCCGGATGTGA
- a CDS encoding acyclic terpene utilization AtuA family protein has translation MSDAPAAGAGPVRPIGADPALLRIGNASGFYGDRFDALREMLTGGPLDVLTGDYLAELTMLILGRDRLKDPTRGYARTFLRQLEDGLGLAVERGVRIVTNAGGLNPAGLADAVREVADKAGVPVRVAHVEGDDLLARGGWGEGVLTANAYLGGGGIAACLRAGADVVVTGRVTDAALVSGAAQAHFGWRPEQWDQLAGAVVAGHVLECGTQATGGNYSFFGAHDVRRPGFPLAEIAADGSSVITKHPGTGGAVTLGTVTAQLLYETSGARYAGPDVTARLDTVRLTEEGPDRVRIGPVRGEAPPPTLKAGLTRLGGWRNEVTFVLTGLDVPAKAALVRRQMEAALDAAERRPAEARWTLARTDHDDADVQEEASALLRLVVRDADQDAVGRAVSGAAVELALASYPGFHVTAPPGKGTPYGVFEAVAVDAAEVAHLAVLPDGTEVHCQPSGDTRQWERLPDPELPAPLPATDTRRAPLGLVAGARSGDKGGSANIGVWARTEQGWRWLAHELTVERLRQLLPETAGLPVDRHVLPHLRALNFVVEGLLGEGVAAQARFDPQAKAVGEWLRARHMDIPEVLF, from the coding sequence ATGAGCGACGCCCCCGCGGCCGGCGCCGGACCCGTGCGCCCCATAGGAGCGGACCCCGCCCTGCTCCGGATCGGCAACGCCTCCGGGTTCTACGGCGACCGCTTCGACGCGCTGCGCGAGATGCTCACCGGCGGCCCCCTGGACGTGCTGACCGGCGACTATCTCGCCGAGCTGACCATGCTGATCCTCGGCCGCGACCGGCTGAAGGACCCCACGCGCGGCTACGCCAGGACTTTTCTGCGGCAGCTGGAGGACGGGCTCGGGCTGGCCGTCGAGCGCGGGGTGCGGATCGTCACCAACGCGGGCGGACTGAATCCGGCCGGACTGGCCGACGCCGTACGGGAGGTGGCCGACAAGGCCGGGGTGCCCGTCCGGGTCGCGCATGTGGAGGGCGACGATCTGCTGGCCCGCGGGGGGTGGGGCGAGGGGGTGCTGACCGCCAACGCCTACCTGGGCGGCGGTGGGATCGCCGCGTGCCTGCGGGCCGGCGCCGATGTGGTGGTGACCGGGCGGGTCACCGATGCCGCGCTGGTCAGCGGCGCGGCACAGGCGCACTTCGGCTGGCGGCCGGAGCAGTGGGACCAGCTGGCCGGGGCGGTGGTCGCCGGGCATGTGCTGGAGTGCGGCACCCAGGCCACCGGCGGCAACTACTCCTTCTTCGGGGCCCATGACGTGCGGCGGCCCGGCTTCCCGCTCGCCGAGATCGCCGCCGACGGCAGCTCGGTGATCACCAAGCACCCCGGCACCGGCGGCGCGGTCACCCTCGGCACGGTCACCGCCCAGCTGCTCTACGAGACGTCCGGCGCCCGCTACGCCGGGCCGGACGTGACGGCGCGGCTGGACACCGTGCGGCTGACGGAGGAGGGGCCGGACCGGGTCCGGATCGGGCCGGTGCGCGGCGAGGCACCGCCGCCGACCCTCAAGGCCGGGCTGACCCGCCTCGGCGGCTGGCGCAACGAGGTCACCTTCGTGCTGACCGGGCTGGACGTCCCGGCCAAGGCCGCGCTGGTCCGCCGGCAGATGGAGGCGGCCCTCGACGCCGCGGAGCGCCGCCCGGCCGAGGCGCGCTGGACACTGGCCCGCACCGACCACGACGACGCGGACGTCCAGGAGGAGGCCAGCGCGCTGCTGCGGCTGGTGGTGCGGGACGCCGACCAGGACGCGGTGGGGCGGGCGGTCAGCGGCGCCGCCGTCGAACTGGCGCTGGCCAGCTACCCCGGCTTCCACGTCACCGCACCGCCCGGCAAGGGCACCCCGTACGGGGTCTTCGAGGCGGTGGCGGTGGACGCGGCCGAGGTGGCCCACCTGGCAGTCCTCCCGGACGGGACCGAAGTCCACTGCCAACCATCCGGTGACACAAGGCAGTGGGAGCGGCTGCCCGACCCGGAGCTGCCCGCGCCGCTGCCCGCCACGGACACCCGGCGGGCGCCGCTCGGCCTGGTCGCCGGTGCCCGCAGCGGGGACAAGGGCGGCTCGGCGAACATCGGGGTGTGGGCCCGCACCGAGCAGGGCTGGCGCTGGCTGGCCCATGAACTGACCGTCGAACGGCTGCGGCAGCTGCTGCCGGAGACCGCCGGCCTGCCGGTCGACCGGCACGTACTGCCGCATCTGCGCGCGCTCAACTTCGTCGTCGAGGGACTGCTCGGCGAGGGCGTCGCCGCCCAGGCCCGGTTCGATCCGCAGGCCAAGGCCGTGGGGGAGTGGCTGCGCGCGCGGCACATGGACATACCGGAGGTGTTGTTTTGA
- a CDS encoding TIGR03084 family metal-binding protein, which yields MSDPGAVLADLRAESEELDALVAELPAERWAAPTPAEGWTITHQIAHLAWTDRQALLSATDPEGFARAAQEAFAAPLTFVDEAAEAGARTPPAQLLDDWRAGRARLLTALAERPAGEKLPWYGPPMSVASMATARLMETWAHGQDVADALGVTREPTARLRHIARIGVRTRDFAYATHQLTPPDEEFRVELRAPDGGVWEYGPADAAQRVTGEAREFCLLVTQRAHRRDLPSLRAEGADAERWLGIAQAFAGPPGKGRAPSGNGTTA from the coding sequence GTGTCCGATCCCGGCGCCGTACTGGCGGATCTCAGGGCGGAGAGCGAGGAGTTGGACGCGCTGGTCGCCGAGCTGCCCGCCGAGCGCTGGGCGGCCCCGACGCCCGCCGAGGGGTGGACCATCACCCACCAGATCGCGCATCTGGCCTGGACCGACCGGCAGGCGCTGCTCTCGGCCACCGATCCGGAGGGCTTCGCGCGCGCCGCACAGGAGGCCTTCGCCGCGCCGCTGACCTTCGTCGACGAGGCCGCCGAGGCCGGGGCCCGCACGCCGCCGGCGCAGCTGCTCGACGACTGGCGGGCCGGCCGCGCGCGGCTGCTGACGGCGCTCGCCGAGCGGCCGGCGGGCGAGAAGCTGCCCTGGTACGGGCCGCCGATGAGCGTGGCGTCGATGGCCACCGCACGGCTGATGGAGACCTGGGCGCACGGCCAGGACGTCGCTGACGCGCTGGGTGTCACCCGGGAGCCCACCGCGCGGCTGCGGCACATCGCCCGGATCGGGGTGCGCACCCGGGACTTCGCGTATGCCACGCATCAACTCACCCCGCCTGATGAGGAGTTCCGGGTCGAGCTGCGGGCGCCGGACGGCGGCGTGTGGGAGTACGGACCGGCGGACGCGGCGCAGCGGGTGACCGGCGAGGCGCGGGAGTTCTGTCTGCTGGTGACCCAGCGGGCGCACCGCCGCGATCTGCCCTCCCTGCGGGCCGAGGGCGCCGACGCGGAACGGTGGCTGGGGATCGCGCAGGCCTTCGCCGGCCCGCCGGGCAAGGGACGCGCGCCGTCGGGGAACGGCACCACGGCATGA
- a CDS encoding GPP34 family phosphoprotein has product MTTPRDLLIVAMDAAPVRAVERGDLALALAAAEAIDLLEARAIGLDGERIVPGYRPAITDRLLDEAASSVVQQMPYEPVAEWLWRRGRGLADTYLAALEADGQLTRQRHRRWLLLRTDEVVLVDTPARREAAYRWTSGEPVLVALAAAAGISEERPDDAPEVTDDAVTTVITAVEDAIQELAAERQRRDRRRDDAAVDNVRRGY; this is encoded by the coding sequence ATGACCACACCGCGGGATCTGTTGATCGTGGCGATGGACGCGGCCCCCGTGCGCGCCGTGGAGCGCGGCGATCTGGCGCTCGCGCTGGCCGCGGCCGAGGCGATCGACCTGCTGGAGGCCCGGGCCATCGGGCTGGACGGGGAGCGCATCGTGCCCGGCTACCGGCCGGCGATCACCGACCGTCTGCTGGACGAGGCGGCGTCCTCGGTGGTCCAGCAGATGCCGTACGAGCCGGTCGCCGAGTGGCTGTGGCGCAGGGGCCGCGGGCTGGCCGACACGTATCTGGCCGCGCTGGAGGCGGACGGGCAGCTGACCCGGCAGCGTCACCGTCGCTGGCTGCTGCTGCGGACCGATGAGGTGGTGCTGGTCGATACGCCCGCCCGTCGCGAGGCGGCGTACCGCTGGACCTCCGGCGAACCCGTCCTCGTCGCCCTGGCCGCGGCCGCCGGCATCAGCGAGGAGCGGCCCGACGACGCACCGGAAGTGACCGATGACGCGGTGACCACGGTGATCACGGCTGTTGAGGACGCGATACAGGAGCTGGCGGCCGAACGGCAGCGGCGCGACCGACGGCGCGACGACGCGGCCGTGGACAACGTGCGGCGGGGTTACTGA
- a CDS encoding DUF1330 domain-containing protein, which yields MSAYLINHLRLPGGIPTEEGLSYLEQVESTVTAHGGKWPAQGEPQVVEGAWPGLVVLIEFPGMAEAQAWYESPEYRKILPLRANNALSDLILVDGVGPGFTVAGVARQIREAAGAASGVRG from the coding sequence ATGAGCGCCTATTTGATCAATCATCTGCGGCTACCCGGCGGCATTCCGACGGAAGAGGGCCTGTCGTATCTGGAGCAGGTGGAAAGCACTGTCACCGCGCACGGCGGAAAGTGGCCGGCGCAGGGCGAACCGCAGGTGGTGGAGGGCGCATGGCCGGGGCTGGTGGTGCTGATCGAATTCCCCGGGATGGCCGAGGCGCAAGCCTGGTACGAGTCGCCCGAATACCGCAAGATCTTGCCGCTCCGCGCGAACAATGCCCTCAGTGATCTGATCCTGGTGGACGGTGTCGGCCCCGGCTTCACCGTGGCCGGCGTCGCGCGGCAGATACGGGAAGCCGCCGGGGCGGCCTCCGGTGTCAGGGGCTGA
- a CDS encoding EamA family transporter yields MPVVGEGIPYPVPASPEVLTAEAQAGTAGAAGARGRITSVALVIGGIVSLQFGSSVAVLLFPRAGALGVVTLRLVVAALVLLVVCRPKVRGYTRGDWATVLAFGVALAGMNSLFYQAIDRIPLGAAVTLEFLGPLILSVATSRRMLSLLWAALALGGVVLLGREGLDGLNLAGAAFALAAGGLWAAYILLSARTGQRFPQADGLALAMTVAALLSLPLGVASAGTALLDPVTLGLGAAVAMMSSVLPYTLELLALRKLPASGFAVMMSLEPAAAATAGFLVLHQALGWAEVLAIGLVVVASVGAVRSATAGAH; encoded by the coding sequence GTGCCCGTCGTCGGCGAGGGCATTCCGTACCCCGTGCCGGCCTCGCCCGAGGTGCTGACGGCGGAGGCGCAGGCCGGGACCGCCGGTGCGGCGGGTGCGCGGGGGCGGATCACATCGGTGGCGCTGGTCATCGGCGGGATCGTCTCGCTGCAGTTCGGCTCGTCGGTGGCGGTGCTGCTCTTCCCGCGGGCCGGCGCGCTGGGCGTGGTCACGCTGCGGCTGGTGGTCGCCGCGCTGGTGCTGCTGGTCGTCTGCCGCCCGAAGGTGCGCGGTTACACCCGGGGCGACTGGGCGACGGTGCTGGCCTTCGGCGTCGCCCTGGCCGGGATGAACTCGCTGTTCTACCAGGCGATCGACCGCATTCCGCTGGGCGCCGCGGTCACCCTGGAGTTCCTCGGGCCGCTGATTCTGTCGGTGGCCACCTCCCGCCGGATGCTGAGCCTGTTGTGGGCGGCGCTGGCACTGGGCGGTGTGGTGCTGCTGGGGCGTGAGGGACTCGACGGGCTGAACCTCGCCGGGGCGGCGTTCGCGCTGGCGGCCGGCGGGCTGTGGGCCGCGTACATCCTGCTCTCCGCCCGTACCGGACAGCGCTTCCCGCAGGCCGACGGGCTGGCGCTGGCGATGACCGTCGCGGCGCTGCTGAGTCTGCCGCTCGGTGTCGCCAGTGCGGGGACGGCGCTGCTGGACCCGGTCACCCTGGGGCTGGGCGCCGCGGTCGCCATGATGTCGTCGGTGCTGCCGTACACCCTGGAGCTGCTGGCCCTGCGCAAGCTCCCGGCCTCCGGCTTCGCGGTCATGATGAGCCTGGAGCCGGCCGCGGCGGCCACCGCCGGATTCCTCGTGCTGCACCAGGCGCTGGGCTGGGCCGAGGTGCTGGCGATCGGGCTGGTCGTGGTGGCGAGCGTGGGGGCGGTACGGAGCGCGACGGCGGGCGCGCACTGA